From Pongo pygmaeus isolate AG05252 chromosome 1, NHGRI_mPonPyg2-v2.0_pri, whole genome shotgun sequence, one genomic window encodes:
- the LOC129007392 gene encoding heterogeneous nuclear ribonucleoprotein A1-like — MSIEVTDESLRSHFEQWGMLTDCVVLRDPNTKCSGGFGFVTYATVEEVDAATNARPHKVDGRVVETKRAVSREDFQRPGAHLTVKKVFVGGIKEDTEEHHLTDYFQQFGKMEVIEIMTGHGSGKKRDFAFVTFDDHDSVDKTVIQKYHIVNGHNCEVRKALSKQEMASASPSQRGRRGSENFGGGCRGGFGGNDNFGRGGNFSGHGGFGDSQGGGGYGGSGDGYNGFGNDGSNFGSGGTYSDFGNYSNQSSYFGPKKGRNFGGRSSGPYGGGGQYFA; from the coding sequence ATGAGCATTGAAGTAACCGATGAGAGCTTGAGGAGCCATTTTGAGCAATGGGGAATGCTCACGGATTGTGTGGTCCTGAGAGATCCAAACACCAAGTGCTCCGggggctttgggtttgtcacatatgccACTGTGGAGGAGGTGGATGCAGCCACAAATGCAAGGCCACACAAGGTGGATGGAAGAGTTGTGGAAACAAAGAGAGCTGTCTCAAGAGAAGATTTCCAAAGACCAGGTGCCCATTTAACTGTGAAAAAGGTATTTGTTGGTGGCATTAaagaagacactgaagaacatcaccTAACAGATTACtttcaacagtttggaaaaatgGAAGTGATTGAAATCATGACTGGCcatggcagtggcaagaaaaGGGACTTTGCCTTTGTAACCTTTGACGACCATGACTCCGTGGATAAGACTGTCATTCAGAAATACCATATTGTGAATGGCCACAACTGTGAAGTTAGGAAAGCCCTGTCAAAGCAAGAGATGGCTAGTGCTTCACCCAGCCAAAGAGGTCGAAGAGGTTCTGAAAATTTTGGTGGTGGTTGTAGAGGTGGTTTTGGTGGGAATGACAACTTTGGTCGTGGAGGAAACTTTAGTGGTCATGGTGGCTTTGGTGACAGCCAGGGTGGTGGTGGATATGGTGGCAGTGGGGATGGCTATAATGGATTTGGTAATGATGGAAGCAATTTTGGAAGTGGTGGGACCTACAGTGATTTTGGCAATTACAGCAATCAGTCTTCATATTTTGGACCCAAGAAGGGACGAAACTTTGGAGGCAGAAGCTCTGGCCCCTATGGTGGTGGGGGCCAATACTTTGCCTAA